The following DNA comes from Bombus pascuorum chromosome 3, iyBomPasc1.1, whole genome shotgun sequence.
ataacaaCGGAACCAATAAGTTCTGTATCCAAAATTCATGTACAcaagataagaagaaaataaaataagcctgtaatttttaacgaaaaatcTCTTTGTCGAGTAGTTTCCACATTGTTACGATCAGCTAAAGCTTAATAGCTCTTGCATAAATCACCGTCTAGTATTATCAATTCGCCGCATTTCATTGTCGCTTTTCATTTGCCATATTTTTGCTTAAGAGATAAGTCTATCTTCTAATGCCATATATCCGCcataaataacgataacaCGTGTACGTACATACCTTTCAACATCACGATATAGTTTCACAATTGCAACAACACTGTGCTCAACTCGCGTATCACAATTCGGTCGTAGCCACTCCCCAATATTGTTGCATCCTCGTCGCGTCCTGTTCCAGCGAATCTAATCCGTTTCTTTCCTGAATGACGGCGAAATCGTATTCGAGATTATACGGCATCAACCTCTGCAGGCTGCCAAAGTAAGCCGCGTTAGGACCTCCGTTTAGTAATCTTCTTCCGCTACCAAATCGAACGACGGGCGGCCTCGGTAGGGAAGGATTAAAGGACCTGGCACTTCCAAATCTCTTTGATAGAAAAGGCAAATTACCGGCTAATTGAGGCGTGGATCTCGATTGCCCTCGTCGTAGGGGAGTCCTTGATAGGGTGTCTAATTCCTTGTCGAACAAGAGTTGAGTATTCTGTTCCAACATATATTCCCAGCAACGGAATTGCTCCTCACTTAGCGCACCGGATCTCTCGGATACCGTGTCCTCTTGAGCCGTTAAACAGGCGGATACCTTCaagttttatgtaatattttattatatatatatatatatacacacacactatggaaaggaataaaaatatttacttaccTTTCTCGTGCCATTTTCTTTCACGAGAACGCTTTGCCGAGCTTTGTTCGTGGCTCTGGAAGCGGCACTTCCAGACCAGACTCTACCAGTAGGATGCCTTGATTTGAAAGTACTATCACTGGCTTGATCAGACTGACCACTCGGTGAACTTCTGTCATCTTTATACGACGGACTTTCGTTTTCCTGCGTCGATCGACGGTTCTTAAAATATCTACCAGATCCATTGTGAGCTTTGTTTGACCTACACATTATAAAATCGTTCAATCTTTCCACTTACgtctacatatgtatattttctgcTAGAAAAGTGTCCTAATGCAACTGCACTGCAGTTATTATCTGTATAGGTCATCTTTTCAGTAATCTTCTCTAATTCCTCTTCGCCTACTTCCGCGAAACATTTTCTAGAattgctattacgtaatttcatACGAACTTCTCACCTATTCACTATGCTTTTCAATACGCCGTTTAAATAATAGCCTTCGTTCGCGTGACAGCAGCATGGTCCCGGTGGCTTATGAGCAGCCAGTGGCACGcaacaaggacaaggacatcCTGCCTCCGTTTGACCTCTGTTCTTTCCAACCGCGTGTCTCAGCTCTCTCATCAATTGATCTAGATCACCCTGATTAGGTCCTGTAAGTCGCACCACTACTATACTCAAATTGTCTTCTGCACCATATGCTTGTGCCAGATCTTGAAGCCTTTTAGCGGCCAAAACAGGACTGGCTTCCGCTCTGGCTTCTCGAACGGCTTCCTGAACGCTCAGCACCTCCCACAATCTTCTATTGCCGATTATCACAAATTCGTCGTCATCTTCTATATCTACCTCTTCAAACGTGGGATCAGGAACCACCAGAGGAAACATCGCCGCGTTGCCTAACTGATTTTTTACAGGAACTTTCTTGGGAGGTGCCAAAGTCAAAGGGCCAGCAGCTCTACAGAGAACCGCTTTTGCATCTCCTGAAGTTGCTACCTTCAATGAATATTTCGTCGACGTTTTTGGGTACGCTTGTTGCGATTGAATTCTGACAATGTGCACCAGAGTCGCGTCAATTCCATATTTCTGACCCTTTTCCTTCAACTCTCTATGGGCAGACAGTAACGTGTATTTTAAGTATTCTTTCGATGTTTCTCGTACGGTCCTCTCCTCCAGTAAAAGACGCGGGATCATTTCCTGGAGTGCGCTTGGCGCTTCCTGGTTCGAACCACCGTCGAATATACCGAATAGGCCCTCCACGTTGCAAAAGGATGGCATTCGAACTTGCGATACGTACAATCTGTGCATACAAATAACGCGATTATGTTTTTAGGAGTATCGATTTAACTTTGGATCTGAAACTTGGAGAATTTTTGTTTCCATTGTTTCAGTATATGAGAGTGTGATGCAACGtgttcattatattattattattgggaaataaaatagtcgtAATAGtcgtttctatataaaaagaaaagagggtCAACTAATTCGCGATGAACAGATAACCAACTGATTTAGATTagttaatattcaattaactGAGAATAATCGTCACTTCAATACCCAATAAAgtttgaagaaataaatatcaccTTTCTCTAGATCCTGCTGTTTCTGAAAAACCTAATCTCCACGGTTGTTCGGATCCCCTTTCTGCGGAAACCATCTCCTGTTGATGAGGATGAGAAGGTAGACTCGGTCTATTTTGTCCAGATACATCAACCAAGGATATTGGTCGTTGAGATCTATATACTTGGAATTGTCTAGGGTCGACGTGGAGTCTCGAATTGCAGGATATGTCAAGAAATTGAAGCTGTGGTGGCACTAAAGTAGCCATGTTCACCCTGTCTAGTTGATTATGAGCTAAATCTAATACCTGTCATATAATTAATAccatttaattaatgtaaaacgttcccaatatttcattctaataATAAGAAGGTCTATATTATCGGAATTACCTTTAACGatgttgttttattaaaagtcGGACAAGTTAGGAGCCGATTGGAGTGGACACGTAACACGCGTAAATGCCGTAAATTGGCCGCATTGTCTGGCAGATATTGAAGACGATTTCCAGATAATACTAATTCTTCTAAATCAGCCCAAGAGACTATACAGCTGTAAattgatacatttttaatcCTCGATTCTAATATCAAATTGAAACAAagcattaaatattgtaaaaaatgaaagctTGTAATGTATACCTTTCTGGAAGCGTGTCCAAAGTGTTGTACGCTATATGAAGAACCCTTAAAGAAGTCAATTTCGCAAGAGTGTCCAAAGCCGTGTCTGTTAAACAATTTGCAGTCAGATATAGTTTCTCCAAGTTGTGATTGGTATGACGATTTTTGTTCCCTTCTCCCAAGTGTGGAAGTTCTGACAGTCGATTATTGGACAGATTTAGTACTTTCATcctatataaaaaagattattatattatttgtatgtatactCGTTGAGCAAATAAGAGTATGCGTGTACTTTTCGGTGTTGGCGAAGAAACTCGTTGGTAATGCAGTTAATGCATTGTCTTGCAGCGTCAAGTGAACGATGTTTAGTGGTTTCCTTGGTGGTGGAAGGGCTTGTAGTCTATTGTGAGGTAAGTGAAGGACTTCCAGTCTTGACGGCTGCGTTAGCAGTCTGTCTGGGAGGGCTGTTAAAGCGTTGTGAGACGCAAAAAGAGCGCGCAATAAGGGTAGATCTGGTATCCATTCCGGAAGTGCATCTAAATTGttgctaaaataaaatactagaatgtatttttgtaatatcgttatacagaatactttatgtaattataactatgtatatttaaatatatttattctgattataataattttaacccAATAGGTACaacgatatattgtataatttcattaaaagtaaaattttatattttcaaattcctatttcatttttacttaCTAGGAAACGTCTAGATGTTCAAGATTCACAGGTACGGGCTCGATAGTTAGCTTTTTTAATTCTGCAGGATAACAAATGATTTcctcaaataaaaattattttctgcgTTCATAATCCGTATGTGgtaagagaataaaaaaggTCTTACTGTTGTTTCCAGCAATaagagaaacgatatttcttcCGCAGACCGTCAGttctgttaaaatatttcgcgCGCAACGAACGCTCCTCAATTCTTGAAGAGCACTGATGTCCAATTTTTCAATGCTATTTTCACTGACGTCTAGATGCGTTAAATTCTtgattaaagaagaaatagaaacggTAACGCTCATTAATCATTATGGCTAAGACTtttacgtatatcgtaattacatatttatcatTATGAGGATACCTACTCCGTAATTTCCAAGTATAATGTTTCCTTTCAGTTGATTATTTCGTAGATTGactttatacaaattattctgATTATGCTTTTCATCCTTGCAACCTTTGCTGTGGTCTGCCTTCGACAAAACGtcctaaaaatattcaataaaaatttaatgtaatttgattaaatatttctaaattttttaataactaaattctttgtttaagtacaaaatttattttattaaaacataaatatttatattaaaaatattaattacaggTACTAAATGAAACTAACAAagagtattaaatattaaaggaaaatattaaatattgtgtttaaataaaatataaactacATActtataattcataaaatgttttgcaatttttatatgtatactgCAATTTAATGTAATCATATAATATACGATCGCACTAGTATGGGATGATACGTTGTGCATGATTTATGATCAATGATCCTGAATATGCACTGGTACCTTAGTCGGCCGCTAGGTGGCTACCTAATCGATCGAGTTTCTCAAAGGTAAAATGTGTTGAGATATGCACATATAGGTAACTGAAAGCGTATTTCAACATTCTGGTTTCCCTTCAATGACGTATAAATCTTTCGCCTTTTACTAAAGATTTCCGTGGAGGGGAACGATTGATGAAGTCTAtagatgaaatttttgtacgaCCCGGCGCAAGCTAGGTcataattataagtaaaacATAATCATCTTtgagattttatatataaacgaTGTATATATACTGCAATTAGGGAGAGTGGTATTAATAAAGAAGAGATTTTTGCGAAGCATTGTGGAAAAATTTTAGtgctttttttactttatttgtaTTAGGAAAACTTTGTCATCATCACTCATCGCGTGAGAGTTTGagaattctttaaaaagtAAGATCTTTCTCACagagtatatataatacttattaaaatcaatcgacaacaatttttgttacagATATTTGTGCGAATATATTAGGCCACAATGTTACTTGTCGATGAACGAAGTCAAAGTCTATGTcttagatttttataaaatacaaaaagatcatccatacaaattatttcacgaaATGAATAATTCTATGAGAATACGTGACTTTAAAATCATTCTTAAGTTTCTCTATGAACTTTTCAAATCATTCTTAAGCTGCTCTATGAACTTTCCAAATCATTCAGTAGTTtttgtttaatgaaatataaaagttctTCGGTAATTCAGGAATCCTACTAATTAGATTTCTAGAGCACATCTTTAGtacatctttcttttctctgtaattaataaatcggAATAATTGCAGGATTCATTAGCCTGGAATTACATCTATCGCAAGAAATGTTGCCTCATCGTTCCGCGGCTGTTCAGAGTAACGGTGTCTTCGCgggaattttaaattacaaaatcctttaataatttcgtaaaatgTATTCGACATACCGTTAGCGCGAGAGCTCGCATGTTGAAAAAAGACGGCAAACTGCTGAGGCAATTTCCAGCCAAGGAAATGTTTCTCAAGTTCTTCAACTCCACGAGCTCGTGCGGCAGCTCTCTGATCCCATTACGATCCAAAATCAACTCTTTCAGGCTGcggaaaattatttgcaaagaTTACCTCGATTATCATATCAACAGAATTGGATAAAATTTAccgaaagaatatttcaaatattggcgtattatattaaaaaaataattgcctCTTATGTTTGcactttgtaatatttaaatccaCCAATTATTACTGTTTAAATACGTTGATGCTGAAACCGTTTTTAAATAGTCGATATTGAacaatttcatacttttttcTCACGAAATGTtaaagcaaaattttatttttatcgccaTAATCAGAACAGTCGATTAATAGAGATCAATATCTCTTTTTCAATGGCACATTGGCATATTGGCATTTCCGGTTTCCAGTTTTATTGGACTAAATCGAGATAAATTAAGACTGCAGCGATTCGATGTCAATGCACGTTGCACCCTCGCTGTACGGACAAACGAGTCGGTGAACCTAAACGAACGAGCCGCCCACAGGATGTGCACTTGAGtagaaagtttcaaattatgGTGAAAACCTTCCTGGCAGTAAGCATCTGTGTCATCGGATAGACTTTCagtttttaaagtaaaatcgaAATCGTTGCCGTGTTAACCGATACAGTCGAAACTAGAAATCGGATgtaattagttaattaattaatttacaaaattaattgatgCTACGTGTCGAAAGTTGCGCCGTATGTTGTAAGTGAACGTAGTTgtacgaaaatatatttaggaaagaatattttccacTTTCGTTCTCTTTGTTCTTTCGGAGAgtaatattagtattaataaatagtatcggtaaattaattattagtttgaaaaaagtggaaaaaatcgATTGCTTTCAGAAATATCTGTTCTCTGTTTTAACTATTACGTATGTTGTTCCTTTCTTGATAATCTTTTGAGATTGAAGAACAGAAAAGAATAtgggaaaatttaatttatagttttatttgGATTTTAATCGCAATTTTGCTTCATCCCTTCGTTCTATCAGGTCACCATATTAAATCCTCTTATCCACTCCTCGAGCACGCACTTATTTCTAGAGCACGCGATCACTTCTCACCTGCTTTGTCATTCCGTATATTTCGCCTGATGCTTAAGAAGAATGGACATCCCTAAAATTCTAGAGTATCCTTTCAAACATTCTATAATGGATAGCTGAAACATTATATTCTTCTAGAATTTCTTTTACGTTTTCTGATTCTTCATTATGTATTATCGTGTCTTCTCGACCTCTTAGAACGAGGTCCATTTACTTCCACGAAGAATTTCCTCAAAGCAACGAATCAATATGTTTGTTAAGTACTCACGGATACTATACGATTTAATCTGCTGCGACTCTGAAATTAAATGCTTCAGTGTCactgatatttcatttatttaatgttctcTTGAAGCACTTGAAGGGTCACCATTATATGCAAATCTGGCAAATTGCATTCAACATGCTGTGTACTTTAGCAGTTTTTCAGGACATAAAATTCATGCAATTTTTGTCAGAGCTCATTAAACACTATTAGCTCATTCAATTACATATACTGTTATACATAGTTCGACTAATTTTTGGTATGCAATAAGTGGTACATTTAGATTTCACCCATTCCGAACCATTTCCTTTAGATTAATGCTAAAGCAGTTTAATCCTCTGCTGCTTTTCCCTACATTCCTACGATTCATACTTCATTGATCATACTTAGAGATCACGAATTCGATACTCTTTTCACTTGTTTTACGATGTTCTACAATTTCCTCGGTGTAATGCAGCTGCTCTCAAAGAGTGTCTCAAAGCATATTCCAAGTAATCCTCCAATAGAATTCTTCAAATCCTTCaagatttttcttaaaaatgcATATCGTGGAGATTTTGGAAATTGGAGATTTCAAGGTGTCCAGTACCAACAGAATCATCCAACATCATTCTCGATCAACTATTATAAAATCCTTTTGCTGTACCAAAATCCCATGTAGCGATATCCActaatttcttcgaaataatAACCGTTACCCTGACAGAGCTTTAAATATCTGGAACAATTCTTCAACGAAATTCTTCAACGGAGTTGTAGCATGCAAGTTACTCGATATTCTTCCAATAAAACCACCGCACAGCACTTCCTCCAACGTAGTACCACTCTCTCGTAGAGTATTTCGAACATCCGTTGCAGCTTCACACTCGAACGCCCTTCTGCTAAATAGTTGAACAGTTTCTTCCAGGCAGTCTGTGCAAATGTCACTCGGCAAGCTGTCAGTAGTTTAGGATACGATAGGTTTGCGAAGTTACAAGCTGGTGCACGCTCGCGCGAGTTCTTCGGGGTACTAAGAAGTCCGTGGCTAGTCGAAGCGTATCCAAGTTAGATCCTGTGTcgaggaagaaagagggagGAGACCAAGGATGGCTTGGCTGACCACTCTGACGTAACAGAAAGGAGATATTAGCTTTTGTTAGTGGTGTAAGCTGGTTTACGTTGATTCCTTGTATTCTAGCCTGACTGTACCAACAGCCAACGATTGGTCGATGGTTAACGGGGTTGCAAGGAAGCGTATACGTTGTCGGTCTGTTTACGTTATACAGAAGTTGGGAACTTCTTCGAGAACTTTGCTTTATCCACGATATAATGGTTTcgtttttgaataaatttccaaGGGAAGATACAGATCGTACAGCTTTATCGAGAACGTTAAGCTTTAATAACGTAGTCCTAAGCTGTGGATAGGATTAATTCTagcaataatatttcaaactgATTAATAACGAATCGTGTATTTCGCTAAAATTGGGACCAGCTTTAATCAATACGAAACAGTCTGCTGtttgatttatataaaagGATTAACTCAAATCGATCAAAATGTACGCTTTCTTATGAGTGACTGTGTATATGCAAATTACGATGGCTAACATTTTGACGAgagatattaaatgaaataaataaagaaactaaATCTTTATCTTTGCGTTTACATTTGCTTATACATGGACTCGAGTAACGAGGGATGTGCGCTCTTTCTGATCGCACCGTCTGATCGGGAAGTAATTGCACGGTTCCACTGTTTGGCTGGCTGCATTGTTCCACGAGTGTGGCTCGTTCAGGGAAAAGAAATTCAGTGATAAGGAGCTTTTAAATTGCGCTTCTCGCGAAGGGCTCTTGTTCTCTTCGAGTTGAGAAACTTCAAGCCGTTACGTAGATTCTTCTTTAAGATCTTCTCGTTGCTACGGCCTCCCAGAGACcgcgttgaatattttaaacggCTCTTCCCTTCGGGCAAGCGAGCAGGTTGTTGGTCCTTTCGGTcacttctttctctttcgtctcgttttcttcttttacctATTTTTCTGACGATACGTGTAATACGTAATTGCATGTTTCTCAAAGTCCTGCGCTTCTTCGCCATCATGGCAGCACAAACATTTATTAGTGGCAATTTTGATGAAATAGATGATCGTCGGAAAGGAAACGAAGATCAAACGACATCTTCTAGATAAAGTAGGTGGGTATAACggttaagaaaagaaaaatcttgaGGATATAAAGAGgggaaatttctaataatacaatttttctttcaataaagaAGCACCAATGTCCATTTCACAAAAAGAAGATCAATTGCATCGTTGTTACCCTGCTACACGGTAAGACAACTAAGAGAAGCTACTTTTTAAAGATTCACTTATGCATGCATTTACAGGGGACTCGGGActctatttaatattttaaatgattcttttgttttagTAAAAAAGAAGGCTGAGAAGAAGCAACTCGTTCTCTTCTTTATGattgtattttcatatttacttAAACAGGCAAAATGTTTGCGTTGCTGTGTTCATCTAGGTGTTAtatagttaaataatattttttaaccgtATAATGTAAACTGTATACTGTTATCGTATGAATAACGAATTAATCTAATGGCAAGTAGcgagaaaaaatgttttccaaGTTTTAGAAACCGTTAAacttaaaatgaaaatttctctttattttcctttacgaattatttgtgtaattttaaaaatgccttgtgattttcttttacagaGTAGAAAATGacaattctttttgttataatttacgATTACCATGGAATGAAGAACATAGCGGCACGCATTCATTTTACATAATGCCTCGTGTACAGTATAAAATGCGGATAAGGAACCTGCTCTTTCacttataaataatgaaagagTTCATTCACATTCtgtaaaaagtataataaaagtaataaccAATTTAATACTTGAATGTCTCTAAGAGCGTGCTGTTAACAAATTTGATCGTGTTAACTCTGAtattagtttgaaatttaattaaatttaatctttcGTTGAAGTAGAACTATAAATTAATCTGTCAAACACCGTTCCAATTTCGTTTTGAATTTTGTATCAGATTGCTGCCATTTTCTATTGAGTTGTTGTAGTAACAAgcgattttaataattagcgTTGTTAATTACGGTGAATGGAATAGTTCCTCGCGCTACTAACAAGAAATACCCAACACGGttggaaactttttaaaatccACCTGAGCATAGAACTTCCTGAACATTGAGTTGGATGCAGTgaatagttattattttttatactttgaaaataatagcaCCAAGTAGACTGTTATCGATTACAACGTAACATACTTCCTTAATGAAGAGTAGGAAAAACTAATTTACTATTAAAACAGCATTGCAACCATTCTTTAAATAACGTTGAATGTAATTTGAAGCGGACGTTTAAGCTTTCAACAAGTTcgattgtttttaataaatattatattatatttgaacaaTTGCATTGTATCTTTACGTATTATATGACTCATCCGCATAATCTCGTTTACATAActacataaataatttctcttcGTATCTTGCAGTAATTTAGCTAGAAATCATAGGATTACAAGAGGGAGGAAGTTAAAATGGCATAAATGCAAGGTCAGAAAGGGGAATCGCCATCGCAGTCTTTAATTAATAGCACGTGTACAGtacgaatataaaattcgaattttccaacGTACAATCATTAtctataatttacattaatataatttgtcttaatgaaaaattcgacaGCCGTGTCAAAGTTTTATTTACGTTAATTAATCTACAGTTTGAAATGTTCAAATAAgatacattaattttcaatattacagAATAAAATCTCTCGAAGGAGATGAAAACCGCATTAACAAAAAAGAggacaaaaagaagaaaattttcaatatttttgcaattaacTCTCTGAATTCTCCATCGCAATTGCTTCCACATGCCACAAATTCGTCCCTCTCTCATATTCCATATCACATTCAACTATCCCAAAAGCAAATATGGGCCTCAGTGGCGGCTAGCTGATTATTGGAAAGTTTCGCATTAATTCGCGGCACGGCTCCTCTTCCTCCGTTGTTTCTGCGCCACTGCACACCGATGTACGACTTCTGGGCGTGTTGCCCAACTCCATCCCACCGACCAAGTTGGCTTTAGCTTTTgccactctctctctctctctctctctctctctctctctctcctgcAAATGCATTCTTTTATAcgtgtttcattttttctctttctctctatcacAGTTGAACGACGTGTGTGTTTGGTAGAAGGCACGGGGATGTGTGTTAGTGGGCTCGTGCTCACACCGTAGTTCCTCTTTCTGGCGAACGTTTGGCATCCTCGTTTCCGGCCGGTGGAAAGCACTTTTCGAGAAACTTTACGTAATCTCCGACTTAATTACACGGACCCCTCGCGATCGGCTAGTCGGACGAGACGCTTTGCGCGATTTATTAACCCACCTACGCGTCCCCAGCGTTTATCTTTGCTTGGCTCGAACAAGATTTGGCGCGAATTTTGCGTGTAAAGAACGGCACGTGGAATGATATTCGATTCAGCCGTCTGTTATGCCAGAGTGTACTAAATATACGAACGATATTTATACTATCAACCGTAATGTGTCGCCAGAAATTGCTAAAAGTGATCTCATATATAGTAAACagtaaaatgtattattgCCTTTTCACGAGCAATTTACTTTCATAGTCTGCTAATTCCACAAATAAATAGTACGCGATTCTTCTGATTATTAATTCAacgttaaattatatattttagataaatgCAAGTACCGTTACTGCAAATTGATCAAAGTGTAAATCCAGAGGCGGATAATTATACCGCTACCCTGAATTTCAATCTTGTAAAATTTAGCACACGAAAGGCGAGTAAGCGTAAATCAACGTACCATTTTACAGAATGCAATGCAACGCAACATTTCGCGAGTTTCAATCGTAGGTAcgttaatgtaatatttttgctaAATTGTATCA
Coding sequences within:
- the LOC132904809 gene encoding uncharacterized protein LOC132904809 isoform X1, with amino-acid sequence MVIASGSPGSTASNKLRRSRRLSSTRGLKVRLNANTANQPIPQQDLNQKLGLCPIVSRNVIDTKGKASINWELNERISLSSGSSPGLEVRPDAKKGIELSGNRKKPETNGRQVMVDKQERRENGKIGKTSLQFMNVSGFQSEAEKRRKDSWSIDVDVIERPGAEEEEENVIKSDSKYEIGIPSKGTVGSRKSTKQRRQLSSGTKSQKCGKNDEHESVNGKWGRKKVDKTNDSISKRLEVIHELNQKILANYERFQQKSRIKNHLKEAKDTLSKSTSKEQSGRCRSSLKEEKEPRKEEYVYAEARRKGRTKTECVIQRSCQDLLTQRKLDIDKFTFSKDHCEKLTVSKDHRLDALDKKRSTKTLSKSRILRDNENFIMAPKPGFCEINDDKDRRTATRTEYGSRSRQNEERKSVFYPIEDDDGQEESKKHVDGTINDDTDCLGNSRLYPETYSDRSNETRIELANGDDRGGTSTSKEAIDRDETETERAAGIDQTDDRSREEKRSQVIDQTAHKILENLDETIDKFDREKIEGGTTTVEDSKNEEKKKRDSFDDFMQNSSGSLSQLTNPKVAGLQETFNSSWDSGVGVDVTGGSGWVRIHTGIESSLVYLTLDTTARDVCRDMLLGDDLSLFIQYGGESGRRLASHEKPLEIQDQFLQKLGYQDVSRRSRLGVDPELRHLIAFHVGPASPLPELVGYSRCGYALVLKGLVFPQWKRRPLAVIGSRLFLYPACPESRPEWMELTGGGAVCYAPSRLGKLVLRITGFPRVTQQCHQSQQQEDSHHRETRHLYLGFHHPWDRDLWKSWIKQAIQLSTGPKQLDLSNGGLSRIPDSAIAFPAIEELILSQNQLTNTKNNMILLHRFPKLHILHLECNELRRIPRELLELTGLTYLNLSDNKIEKIPADISQLINLKELILDRNGIRELPHELVELKNLRNISLAGNCLSSLPSFFNMRALALTDVLSKADHSKGCKDEKHNQNNLYKVNLRNNQLKGNIILGNYGNLTHLDVSENSIEKLDISALQELRSVRCARNILTELTVCGRNIVSLIAGNNKLKKLTIEPVPVNLEHLDVSYNNLDALPEWIPDLPLLRALFASHNALTALPDRLLTQPSRLEVLHLPHNRLQALPPPRKPLNIVHLTLQDNALTALPTSFFANTEKMKVLNLSNNRLSELPHLGEGNKNRHTNHNLEKLYLTANCLTDTALDTLAKLTSLRVLHIAYNTLDTLPESCIVSWADLEELVLSGNRLQYLPDNAANLRHLRVLRVHSNRLLTCPTFNKTTSLKVLDLAHNQLDRVNMATLVPPQLQFLDISCNSRLHVDPRQFQVYRSQRPISLVDVSGQNRPSLPSHPHQQEMVSAERGSEQPWRLGFSETAGSRERLYVSQVRMPSFCNVEGLFGIFDGGSNQEAPSALQEMIPRLLLEERTVRETSKEYLKYTLLSAHRELKEKGQKYGIDATLVHIVRIQSQQAYPKTSTKYSLKVATSGDAKAVLCRAAGPLTLAPPKKVPVKNQLGNAAMFPLVVPDPTFEEVDIEDDDEFVIIGNRRLWEVLSVQEAVREARAEASPVLAAKRLQDLAQAYGAEDNLSIVVVRLTGPNQGDLDQLMRELRHAVGKNRGQTEAGCPCPCCVPLAAHKPPGPCCCHANEGYYLNGVLKSIVNRSNKAHNGSGRYFKNRRSTQENESPSYKDDRSSPSGQSDQASDSTFKSRHPTGRVWSGSAASRATNKARQSVLVKENGTRKVSACLTAQEDTVSERSGALSEEQFRCWEYMLEQNTQLLFDKELDTLSRTPLRRGQSRSTPQLAGNLPFLSKRFGSARSFNPSLPRPPVVRFGSGRRLLNGGPNAAYFGSLQRLMPYNLEYDFAVIQERNGLDSLEQDATRMQQYWGVATTEL